AGGATCGAAATGAAACAAATCGGAGCACGTCAGGAAGCAGGTAAAGTCGGAGGTATAGGAACATGTGGCCGGGAATTATGTTGTTCGCAATGGATGTCTTCATTCGTATCTGTGTCTACCAGTGCTGCACGTTACCAGGAAGTATCCCTTAACCCGCAAAAATTGGCAGGCCAATGTGGGAAACTTAAATGTTGCCTGAATTACGAATTGAAATGTTATCTGGACGCCCAAAGCGATTTTCCGGATACTTCCATACCGCTGGAAACAGAACAAGGAAAAGCCTATCACAACAAAACAGACGTTTTCAGAAGAATTATCTGGTATACGTTTGAGAAAAACACTGAAAATGCAGGGCTTATCCCTTTGGATGTAGATGTGGTTAAAGACATTATAGCGCAAAACCGGCAGGGGATCAAGGTTAAAGAATTGCATGCCAATGAAGATGTCCAATCCAAAAAGTCAGAGAATAATTACCAGAATGCTGCCGGAGAAGATAGTATCAGTCGTTTTGAAGAGAAAAAGCGAAAAAAGAAAAAAAATAAAGGGAGTAAAAACAAAAACAATCAACCGGAACCCATCGAGAAAAAACAAACCGTAGGAGTGGTTTCCGGAGAACAGAAGACGTCTCAAAACAACAAAAACCGCCATAAAAACCGGAACAATCGTAATAGAAACGACAACAGAGATAAAAAAAGACAGGACAACTCCCAACAAACCAATGAAGGATGAAACAGTTCGCTTCTATACCGGCAATTATCTGGTTGGTTGTATTTGGAATATTTATGCAATCATGTGATCTTCAAAATATCTATGAAGATAATGTCCGTATTCCCAAAGATGGATGGCATCAAAAAGAAATGGTCAAATTCAATGTCGATATCAATGACACGATCAGCGAATGTAACATATATATCAATGTAAGAAATAATAGTAAATATAAATGGATGGAACTCTGGCTGTTTGTGAATACCCATTCACCACAGGGGTTAAGCCAGCGGGATACATTGAAAATAATGCTTGCTGATGATCATGGAAAGTGGCTCGGACACGGGCTAGGTGATAAATTTGATACGCGTTTGTTGTATCAGCAGAACATCCGTTTTCCGGTATCGGGCACTTACACTTTTGAATATGAGCAAGCCATGCGTGATGAATTATTGATCGGTATTGATGATATCGGACTACGTATAGAAAAAAGCAAGAAATAATCCATGCTTTTTTAATAGTGATATCTCTTCCTGATATAATTTTACCATTGATTATAAGTAATTAACTTTTCTTATCTGGTTAAAAATGGAAACCACATCTTACTCTATTGGCCGGTGGGCATATCACTTATTATCGGACTGGGGAGTTCCGGATAATTGGGCAAAATTCATCAATTGTATTATATTATTGCTGGCAGTAATACTAATTGTATATACTGCTCAATACCTTACACGGAAAATTATTCGTTTTTTCCTGGACAAGTCTGCAAAAATCACTAAAATCAGCTTCCTTAAATACCTATCACAGAACAGGTTTGCTCATTATTTAGCATTAACTATCCCCTACAATATCGTCAAGTTCTGCATTCCGATTGTCTTTGAGGATTACACGATATGGATCAATCCTTTGAATAAATTAATTGAGATATACCTGATATTCATGGTTATCTGGCTGGTCATGTCCATTATCAAATCCGGTTCGGATGTATTACGGGAAAAGCCTGCATTCGAACACAAACCTATGGAAAGCTATTTGCAGGTAATTAAACTGGTATTGTTTATATTCGGATTGGGGTCGGCATATGTCACCATTACCGGTAAAGACATCACTGTTTTTTTTGCCACCATGGGTGCAGCATCAGCTATTCTGATGCTGGTATTCAAAGACAGCATCATGGGATTTGTAGCCAGTATACAGGTAACTATCAATGACATGGTTCGTATCGGGGATTGGGTTACCATGCCCAAATACGGTGCAGATGGTGATGTGGTCGAAATCAATCTCACCACCGTAAAGGTGCAAAATTTTGATAAAACCATCACTACAATCCCTACTTATGCCCTGATCTCTGATTCTTTCCAAAACTGGCGGGGAATGGAAAATGCCGGGGGCAGAAGAATTAAAAGATCCATCATCATTAAGCAGTCCAGTATCCGGTTTATTGCCGACGAGGAATTATCCAGATTCA
The window above is part of the Bacteroidales bacterium genome. Proteins encoded here:
- a CDS encoding gliding motility lipoprotein GldH encodes the protein MKQFASIPAIIWLVVFGIFMQSCDLQNIYEDNVRIPKDGWHQKEMVKFNVDINDTISECNIYINVRNNSKYKWMELWLFVNTHSPQGLSQRDTLKIMLADDHGKWLGHGLGDKFDTRLLYQQNIRFPVSGTYTFEYEQAMRDELLIGIDDIGLRIEKSKK
- a CDS encoding mechanosensitive ion channel family protein; this translates as METTSYSIGRWAYHLLSDWGVPDNWAKFINCIILLLAVILIVYTAQYLTRKIIRFFLDKSAKITKISFLKYLSQNRFAHYLALTIPYNIVKFCIPIVFEDYTIWINPLNKLIEIYLIFMVIWLVMSIIKSGSDVLREKPAFEHKPMESYLQVIKLVLFIFGLGSAYVTITGKDITVFFATMGAASAILMLVFKDSIMGFVASIQVTINDMVRIGDWVTMPKYGADGDVVEINLTTVKVQNFDKTITTIPTYALISDSFQNWRGMENAGGRRIKRSIIIKQSSIRFIADEELSRFKKIQGISNYIDERQVEIIAHNERINADRSLPINGRNLTNAGLYRKYTEWYLKNHPGVHKNMTLMVRHLPPTDSGIPFELYVFTNTIKWVKYEEIMADIFDHLLAATKYFDLQIFEKESGGDIKILEMINNR